One stretch of Plodia interpunctella isolate USDA-ARS_2022_Savannah chromosome 10, ilPloInte3.2, whole genome shotgun sequence DNA includes these proteins:
- the LOC128673262 gene encoding uncharacterized protein LOC128673262: protein MVLGKGPCFLLGQSDRQTQFLSGLANARSLLKSLEHSIQRTGKYEQQLLRCRAKHAHAHSVGEWCASEGQEKAKAAGTVYSRSPADLSQTWSSVSIVCLQYQYEELSKRYEALLKAYDDRCSAVNSRDIALENLQRCLDATRAELKQAHQSLLAVGEKFLELKDKKKSETAFYEEIIISLREAVSRVVDYTERARAHLDRQLEKCMKAEKDTTKALLLAEIRKCNILYVENLRLKTCIENFEPGFIDWERESF from the exons ATGGTTCTTGGTAAAGG TCCGTGTTTTTTGCTTGGCCAGTCCGACCGCCAGACCCAATTCCTGAGCGGTCTTGCGAACGCCCGCAGTCTACTGAAGAGCCTCGAGCACAGCATACAGAGGACGGGCAAGTATGAGCAGCAGCTGCTGCGGTGCAGAGCTAAGCATGCGCACGCGCACAGCGTCGGCGAGTGGTGCGCCAGCGAAGGACAAGAGAAAGCCAAGGCTGCTG GTACAGTATATTCAAGAAGTCCAGCAGACTTGTCTCAAACTTGGTCTTCAGTAAGCATCGTTTGTCTACAATATCA ATACGAAGAACTGTCAAAGCGCTACGAAGCCTTGCTGAAAGCGTATGACGACCGCTGCAGTGCTGTAAATTCGCGCGACATCGCATTAGAAAACCTGCAGCGCTGCTTGGATGCCACTCGGGCGGAGTTGAAGCAGGCACACCAGTCCCTCTTAGCTGTGGGGGAGAAATTTTTGGAGCTCAAAGACAAGAAGAAATCTGAA ACAGCATTTTATGAGGAGATAATCATATCGCTAAGGGAGGCGGTGAGCCGAGTTGTAGACTACACGGAgcgtgcgcgcgcgcaccTCGACCGCCAACTCGAGAAGTGTATGAAAGCTGAGAAGGACACCACCAAGGCGTTGCTACTAGCGGAG ATACGCAAATGCAACATTCTGTATGTGGAGAATTTGCGACTGAAAACGTGCATAGAAAACTTTGAGCCAGGTTTCATCGATTGGGAGAGAGAATCCTTTTAA